One Clavibacter zhangzhiyongii genomic region harbors:
- a CDS encoding GntP family permease has product MTIEDWTQTLTAGPLLLIAAGAIAVLLFLIIALRVHAFVALILVSLATAFATGIPTSQIVTVLVGSFGSTLGTVALLVGLGAMLGRLVETSGGAKTLADTLIRLFGEKRAPFALGVASLIFGFPIFFDAGLVVMLPIVFSVARRLGGGVLRYGLPAAGAFSVMHIFVPPHPGPVAASEFFGANVGIVIIVGLIAAIPTWYVTAYLYGIWIGKKFVLPIPSILGQADEHAESNPPKFGTVLAVLLLPLILIFMNTGLNAAWTGGILPEGTSDQSWYQVLRTIGETPVALLISLLFAAFVLGRRRGIDKTALEKTLESALGPVCSVILITGAGGMFGGVLRTSGIGDALADVLGDLGIPIILAGFLIAAILRIAQGSATVALTTAAGLVSPAILAGDYNAFQVAALVVAVAGGSVVASHVNDSGFWLVGRFFEMDVKTTLKTWTVMETAIGVMGFAIATAVFGVASLA; this is encoded by the coding sequence ATGACCATCGAAGACTGGACGCAGACCCTCACCGCGGGTCCGCTCCTCCTGATCGCCGCCGGCGCCATCGCCGTCCTGCTGTTCCTGATCATCGCGCTGCGCGTCCACGCGTTCGTGGCGCTGATCCTCGTGAGCCTCGCCACCGCGTTCGCCACCGGGATCCCGACCTCGCAGATCGTCACCGTGCTCGTCGGCAGCTTCGGCTCCACGCTCGGCACGGTCGCGCTGCTCGTCGGCCTCGGCGCGATGCTCGGCCGCCTGGTCGAGACCAGCGGCGGCGCGAAGACGCTGGCCGACACCCTGATCCGCCTGTTCGGCGAGAAGCGCGCGCCCTTCGCGCTGGGCGTCGCGTCGCTGATCTTCGGCTTCCCGATCTTCTTCGACGCCGGCCTCGTCGTGATGCTGCCCATCGTCTTCTCGGTGGCCCGTCGCCTCGGCGGCGGCGTGCTCCGCTACGGCCTTCCCGCGGCCGGCGCCTTCTCGGTGATGCACATCTTCGTGCCGCCGCACCCCGGCCCGGTCGCGGCCAGCGAGTTCTTCGGCGCGAACGTCGGCATCGTGATCATCGTCGGCCTCATCGCCGCGATCCCCACCTGGTACGTCACCGCCTACCTCTACGGGATCTGGATCGGCAAGAAGTTCGTGCTGCCGATCCCCTCTATCCTCGGCCAGGCCGACGAGCACGCAGAGTCGAACCCGCCCAAGTTCGGCACCGTCCTCGCCGTGCTGCTGCTCCCGCTGATCCTCATCTTCATGAACACCGGGCTCAACGCCGCCTGGACCGGCGGAATCCTCCCCGAAGGCACGAGCGACCAGTCCTGGTACCAGGTGCTCCGCACGATCGGCGAGACGCCCGTCGCGCTCCTCATCTCGCTGCTGTTCGCGGCGTTCGTGCTCGGCCGCCGCCGCGGGATCGACAAGACCGCCCTCGAGAAGACCCTCGAGTCGGCGCTCGGCCCGGTCTGCTCGGTGATCCTGATCACCGGCGCGGGCGGCATGTTCGGCGGCGTCCTCCGCACCAGCGGCATCGGCGACGCCCTCGCGGACGTGCTCGGCGACCTCGGCATCCCGATCATCCTCGCCGGCTTCCTCATCGCGGCGATCCTCCGCATCGCGCAGGGATCCGCGACCGTCGCGCTCACCACAGCCGCGGGCCTCGTCTCCCCGGCGATCCTCGCGGGCGACTACAACGCCTTCCAGGTCGCGGCGCTCGTCGTGGCGGTGGCCGGCGGATCCGTGGTCGCGAGCCACGTGAACGACTCCGGCTTCTGGCTCGTCGGCCGCTTCTTCGAGATGGACGTGAAGACGACCCTCAAGACCTGGACGGTGATGGAGACGGCGATCGGCGTGATGGGCTTCGCGATCGCGACGGCGGTGTTCGGGGTGGCGTCGCTGGCGTAG
- a CDS encoding DNA-formamidopyrimidine glycosylase family protein gives MPEGDSVFVLAARLRAQVGGALIADGELRSGARAGARLGGRRITSFDTHGKHLLMRLDDGTTLHTHLRMQGSWTVTGPGKRVPERIQHQVRVRLRLDDDRTLWGIDLPVVELIPTRDERAAVGHLGPDPLRDDWDPALAVARLAARPDEAIRAALLDQRPMSGLGNLWVNEVGFLRGVHPATRVADVDLPPLVDLAARSLRRSATVPAAYQITTGDPRRGRTHWVVGRAGRPCLRCGTTVIGLDDPGSTSERARRAWWCPRCQPRPDVTP, from the coding sequence ATGCCCGAGGGTGACTCCGTCTTCGTCCTCGCGGCACGGCTGCGCGCGCAGGTCGGCGGCGCGCTCATCGCCGACGGCGAGCTCCGGTCCGGCGCGCGGGCGGGCGCGCGGCTCGGCGGGCGGCGGATCACCTCGTTCGACACCCACGGCAAGCACCTGCTCATGCGGCTCGACGACGGCACCACCCTCCACACGCACCTGCGCATGCAGGGCTCCTGGACGGTCACGGGCCCGGGCAAGCGCGTGCCCGAGCGGATCCAGCACCAGGTGCGCGTGCGCCTCCGCCTCGACGACGACCGCACCCTCTGGGGCATCGACCTCCCGGTGGTCGAGCTGATCCCCACCCGCGACGAGCGCGCCGCCGTCGGCCACCTCGGGCCGGACCCGCTGCGCGACGACTGGGATCCGGCGCTCGCCGTCGCGCGCCTCGCCGCCCGCCCCGACGAAGCCATCCGCGCGGCCCTCCTCGACCAGCGCCCCATGTCGGGCCTCGGCAACCTGTGGGTCAACGAGGTCGGCTTCCTCCGGGGCGTGCACCCGGCCACGCGCGTCGCCGACGTCGACCTGCCGCCCCTCGTCGACCTCGCCGCCCGCTCCCTCCGCCGCTCGGCGACGGTGCCGGCGGCGTACCAGATCACGACCGGCGATCCCCGGCGCGGCCGCACGCACTGGGTGGTCGGCCGCGCGGGCCGGCCGTGCCTGCGCTGCGGGACCACGGTGATCGGCCTCGACGATCCGGGCAGCACGAGCGAGCGCGCGCGACGGGCCTGGTGGTGCCCGCGGTGCCAACCGCGGCCGGACGTCACGCCCTAG